A genome region from Panicum virgatum strain AP13 chromosome 4K, P.virgatum_v5, whole genome shotgun sequence includes the following:
- the LOC120704727 gene encoding uncharacterized protein LOC120704727, with protein sequence MGSLLGPTVTVNVSMTKPGAAAAGGGQQPPERKEGGGRCGVLGCGFRMPLHYPRYKKEDYEGMPEWRVDSLLREYGLPADGDLDSKRRFAMGAFLWPDQY encoded by the coding sequence ATGGGATCCTTGTTGGGCCCTACCGTGACCGTGAACGTGAGCATGACCAAGCCCGGCGCtgcggctgccggcggcgggcagcagccgccggagaggaaggagggcggcggcaggtgCGGCGTGCTCGGCTGCGGCTTCCGGATGCCCCTGCACTACCCGCGGTACAAGAAGGAGGACTACGAGGGCATGCCGGAGTGGCGCGTGGACAGCCTGCTCCGCGAGTACGGCCTCCCCGCCGACGGCGACCTCGACAGCAAGCGCCGCTTCGCCATGGGCGCCTTCCTCTGGCCCGACCAGTACTGA
- the LOC120704725 gene encoding cell division cycle protein 48 homolog isoform X1: MSPSNGVLFYGPPGCGKTLLAKAIASECQDNFISVKEPELLTMWFGESEANVREIFDKARQSAPCVFFDELDSIATQRGSSVGDAGGAADRVLNQLLTEMDGMNAKNIVFIIGATNRQDIIYVDLECLASFPAFDRNSNIRYWY; encoded by the exons ATGTCTCCTTCAAATGGTGTTCTGTTTTACGGCCCTCCTGGCTGTGGAAAGACTTTGTTGGCCAAGGCAATTGCTAGTGAATGCCAGGATAACTTCATCAGTGTGAAGGAACCTGAGCTGCTTACCATGTGGTTTGGTGAGAGTGAGGCCAATGTCCGTGAGATTTTTGACAAGGCCAGGCAGTCTGCTCCATGTGTTTTCTTCGATGAGCTTGACTCCATTGCTACTCAG AGGGGAAGCAGCGTTGGTGATGCTGGAGGTGCTGCTGACAGAGTGTTGAACCAGCTGCTGACTGAGATGGATGGCATGAACGCCAAGAATATTGTTTTCATCATTGGTGCCACCAACAGGCAAGACATCATTTATGTAGATCTTGAATGCCTAGCTTCTTTTCCAGCTTTTGATCGGAATAGTAATATTAGGTACTGGTATTGA
- the LOC120704723 gene encoding uncharacterized protein LOC120704723 produces MGSLDPTTISSMSSMAKAAASVGPKNSVVAVADQQQSAGQKNCGSCAFQMPLHYPRYKKADYETMPEWRVDCLLREYGLPVTGDLDSKRKFAMGHFLWPDQY; encoded by the coding sequence ATGGGTTCCCTAGACCCAACCACCATTAGTAGCATGAGCAGCATGGCGAAGGCAGCAGCCAGCGTTGGTCCCAAGAACAGCGTGGTTGCCGTCGCCGATCAGCAGCAATCCGCAGGCCAGAAGAACTGCGGCAGCTGCGCCTTCCAGATGCCGCTGCACTACCCGCGGTACAAGAAGGCGGACTACGAGACCATGCCGGAGTGGCGCGTCGACTGCCTGCTCCGCGAGTACGGCCTCCCCGTCACCGGCGACCTCGACAGCAAGAGAAAGTTCGCCATGGGACACTTCCTCTGGCCCGACCAGTACTGA
- the LOC120704725 gene encoding cell division cycle protein 48 homolog isoform X2 — protein sequence MSPSNGVLFYGPPGCGKTLLAKAIASECQDNFISVKEPELLTMWFGESEANVREIFDKARQSAPCVFFDELDSIATQRGSSVGDAGGAADRVLNQLLTEMDGMNAKNIVFIIGATNRI from the exons ATGTCTCCTTCAAATGGTGTTCTGTTTTACGGCCCTCCTGGCTGTGGAAAGACTTTGTTGGCCAAGGCAATTGCTAGTGAATGCCAGGATAACTTCATCAGTGTGAAGGAACCTGAGCTGCTTACCATGTGGTTTGGTGAGAGTGAGGCCAATGTCCGTGAGATTTTTGACAAGGCCAGGCAGTCTGCTCCATGTGTTTTCTTCGATGAGCTTGACTCCATTGCTACTCAG AGGGGAAGCAGCGTTGGTGATGCTGGAGGTGCTGCTGACAGAGTGTTGAACCAGCTGCTGACTGAGATGGATGGCATGAACGCCAAGAATATTGTTTTCATCATTGGTGCCACCAACAG gatttaa
- the LOC120704724 gene encoding uncharacterized protein LOC120704724 yields the protein MAVLVLSLVCFQALLASREVVGSARKDEHDFLAHSAEKALLLERIITLEKENEALENLHGSLTSENELLKGRVSEQEETISKMQEKISLGEGVLENLRSVVEKDAAKVVNLQTEVRQLKADVERKNVKISELEEVEEDRVMWESASQDILNKSAAIREEYRKALASFGAEPSPFPEYSEGGASGLLDWLLGEFEDLGRILASVSDNTAVMTCESVMAVLACEGCRELETIGVRDYAFPDYAELEEEIAKVQPVKKAFLRKFWKLSGRQVVQEAARRRLEEARRAREAAKDVVEEGARLEDIAGGSVAGGCSGALNESDASQV from the exons ATGGCGGTGTTGGTTTTAAGCCTGGTTTGCTTTCAGGCTTTGCTTGCCAGCCGTGAAGTTGTGGGTAGCGCGAGGaaggatgagcatgattttCTGGCTCACTCTGCTGAGAAGGCTCTCCTGTTGGAGCGGATTATCACTTTGGAGAAGGAAAACGAGGCCTTGGAGAACCTTCACGGTTCTTTGACGTCGGAGAATGAGCTCCTGAAGGGGAGGGTATCTGAACAAGAAGAGACCATTTCGAAGATGCAGGAGAAAATAAGCCTAGGCGAAGGTGTTCTTGAGAATCTTCGAAGTGTGGTAGAGAAAGATGCTGCGAAGGTTGTTAACCTTCAAACGGAGGTTCGCCAACTCAAAGCCGATGTCGAGAGAAAGAATGTCAAGATCTCAGAGCTTGAGGAGGTTGAGGAGGACCGCGTGATGTGGGAGTCCGCCTCGCAGGACATCTTAAACAAGAGCGCGGCCATCCGCGAGGAATACCGCAAGGCTTTGGCGTCTTTCGGTGCTGAGCCCTCGCCTTTCCCAGAGTACTCCGAAGGTGGCGCGTCAGGGCTGCTCGATTGGCTGTTGGGTGAGTTTGAGGACTTGGGTCGGATTTTGGCTAGCGTGTCGGACAACACTGCAGTAATGACTTGTGAAAGTGTCATGGCTGTTTTGGCTTGCGAAGGTTGCCGTGAGCTGGAAACAATTGGCGTGCGGGATTATGCCTTTCCAGATTATGCTGAGCTTGAGGAAGAGATTGCGAAGGTTCAGCCTGTTAAAAAGGCTTTCCTTCGTAAATTTTGGAAGCTTTCTGGTCGGCAAGTGGTTCAGGAGGCTGCGCGACGGAGACTAGAAGag GCAAGACGTGCTCGCGAAGCCGCGAAGGATGTTGTGGAGGAAGGTGCTCGTCTTGAGGACATCGCGGGAGGGTCTGTGGCTGGCGGATGCTCCGGGGCTCTAAACGAGAGTGATGCTTCTCAGGTTTAG